CCTTTCCACTATCCAAGATATGCAGGATAAAAGAACAGGATAAAGAAATTACAGCGCAATACAGGAACCCGATGTCGGGGAATGAAAAAAAGAACCGGATTTATTCTCCGGGCTTATTCCATACGAATGGCTTCTGCCGGGCAGACATCAACACAGGTCTGGCAGTCAACGCACATGTCCTTGTCCACTTTGGCCTTTTCATTTTCCATGGCGATTGCCGATGCTGGGCATTCACTCACGCAGGTTTCGCATCCGGTACACTTGGAAATATCAACGACTGCTACCAACTCGTTCACTCCATCGTATATGTTTTACAAAAGACAAAAAAAGGGTTTC
The sequence above is drawn from the Methanomicrobiales archaeon HGW-Methanomicrobiales-1 genome and encodes:
- a CDS encoding ferredoxin, whose product is MVAVVDISKCTGCETCVSECPASAIAMENEKAKVDKDMCVDCQTCVDVCPAEAIRME